In one window of Chryseobacterium phocaeense DNA:
- a CDS encoding NAD(P)H-dependent flavin oxidoreductase — MFWPDTITKKFNIQYPLIQAPMFGVSTPQMAAAAARAGCLGSLAIADLSADQSVEQIRATRKLTDQPFAVNIFVHNIPEITDVLREKYGKAKLFITHLAKENDLQVNLPDLEDIKVKTYHEQVDVIIAEGCKILSFTFGNLDDQSIQKLKENGVTLIGTCTSVKEAVTLEKSGIDIICVQGIEAGGHRGTFDAENIPMIGGMTLLSEVYDHAKVPLIYAGGIYNGKTLRAAKELGAQGFQVGSILLASLESGLKPFEKQRLKKAAEEDIVLTKSFSGRYARGIQNKFIENMEASDYILPYPYQNKLTNELRKVAKALENTDFVSIWAGQSIHPYSDVSTEDILKNLIGEAEGNSLKLF, encoded by the coding sequence ATGTTCTGGCCTGATACCATCACTAAAAAATTCAATATACAATATCCGCTTATCCAGGCTCCGATGTTTGGTGTAAGCACACCCCAAATGGCCGCCGCAGCTGCAAGAGCCGGATGTCTGGGATCACTCGCTATTGCGGACCTTTCTGCGGATCAGTCCGTTGAGCAGATCAGAGCAACCAGAAAACTGACGGATCAGCCATTTGCGGTCAATATTTTTGTACACAACATTCCGGAAATTACAGATGTTTTACGGGAAAAATACGGAAAGGCGAAACTGTTTATTACCCATCTTGCGAAGGAAAATGATCTGCAGGTTAATCTTCCGGATCTTGAAGATATTAAGGTTAAAACTTACCATGAGCAGGTGGATGTCATTATTGCAGAAGGCTGTAAAATCCTGAGCTTTACATTTGGAAATCTGGATGATCAAAGCATTCAAAAGCTGAAAGAGAATGGAGTCACTCTCATAGGAACCTGTACATCGGTGAAAGAGGCTGTTACTTTGGAAAAATCTGGAATCGATATCATTTGCGTACAAGGGATTGAAGCGGGCGGCCACCGGGGAACTTTCGATGCTGAAAATATCCCAATGATTGGTGGAATGACCTTACTTTCTGAAGTATATGATCATGCAAAAGTTCCGCTTATCTATGCGGGAGGGATTTATAATGGAAAAACCTTAAGGGCTGCAAAAGAACTGGGAGCACAGGGATTTCAGGTTGGAAGTATTTTACTGGCATCGCTGGAAAGCGGTTTGAAACCGTTTGAAAAACAAAGGCTCAAAAAAGCGGCTGAAGAAGATATTGTTTTGACGAAAAGCTTTTCCGGGAGATATGCCAGAGGTATTCAGAATAAATTTATCGAAAATATGGAGGCTTCGGATTATATTTTGCCTTATCCTTATCAGAACAAGCTGACCAATGAGCTTCGCAAGGTTGCAAAAGCATTGGAAAATACGGATTTTGTAAGTATCTGGGCCGGGCAGTCTATTCATCCTTATAGTGACGTGTCCACAGAAGATATCCTGAAAAATCTTATAGGTGAAGCAGAAGGGAATTCGCTGAAATTATTTTAA